A part of Halobacillus shinanisalinarum genomic DNA contains:
- a CDS encoding winged helix-turn-helix transcriptional regulator: MSRICKDGFDEECIKEQREVYGIAYTQNILSGRWKYLILWFLKSTERRYSEIKAFLGDISQGSLTKQLRELETDGLINRKVFPEVPPRVEYSLTSKGEEFIPIIDLMEEFGKKFGEQVD, encoded by the coding sequence GTGTCTAGAATATGTAAAGATGGATTTGATGAAGAGTGTATAAAGGAACAAAGAGAAGTATATGGTATAGCCTATACCCAAAATATACTTTCCGGTCGTTGGAAATATCTGATCCTTTGGTTTTTAAAGTCCACAGAACGTCGTTATAGTGAAATCAAAGCTTTTTTAGGCGATATTTCCCAAGGTTCTCTTACAAAGCAACTTCGAGAACTAGAGACAGATGGTTTAATTAACCGTAAAGTTTTCCCGGAAGTACCTCCTCGTGTTGAATATTCACTAACCTCAAAAGGGGAAGAATTCATTCCAATCATTGATTTAATGGAAGAATTCGGGAAGAAGTTTGGAGAACAAGTAGACTAA
- a CDS encoding Gfo/Idh/MocA family protein, protein MDKKVRAGIIGGSINNGWAKGTHIPAIEQLNELELKAVGTSNMESAKKSAEAFNATHAFDKFEDLAHHSDVDMSVVSINVKDHYDAVKAIVPAGKPIYCEWPLGSNTTEAVAMQEMVEAGKVPNAIGLQARQAPAINYVKDLLAEGYVGSVLSGNLKISIDAMGGVGDKATAYLFDRKIGGNLLTIVGGHNLDAFTYMLGEFKELSAVTAQQFPKVELVDTGEIIEKTTDDQLLITGKLTNGAAASVHIQGGVKHQTGLTLEIFGDKGTIVLNAPASIQFGSYQLRGAGSDDEGLQDLTIPDSYYWGPDSLKNDAGLVLNVAQAHRKFVKDIREGTSETPSFADAVKLHLLLDAVERAAQTGERQYL, encoded by the coding sequence ATGGACAAGAAAGTACGTGCAGGTATTATAGGTGGTTCGATCAATAACGGATGGGCTAAAGGGACACATATACCAGCTATAGAGCAACTAAATGAGCTTGAACTTAAAGCAGTTGGGACGAGCAATATGGAGAGTGCCAAGAAAAGTGCAGAAGCATTTAACGCAACTCACGCTTTTGATAAATTTGAGGATTTGGCTCACCATTCCGATGTAGATATGAGTGTCGTTAGCATCAACGTAAAGGACCATTATGATGCAGTAAAAGCAATTGTTCCTGCCGGAAAACCGATTTATTGTGAATGGCCTCTTGGCTCGAATACGACTGAAGCGGTCGCCATGCAGGAAATGGTGGAAGCTGGTAAAGTGCCAAATGCGATTGGGCTGCAGGCGAGACAGGCTCCAGCAATCAATTATGTGAAAGATCTATTGGCGGAAGGCTATGTTGGAAGTGTTCTGTCAGGCAATTTAAAGATCTCTATTGATGCAATGGGAGGCGTGGGGGACAAGGCCACGGCGTACTTATTTGATCGGAAGATAGGAGGGAACTTGCTCACGATTGTAGGTGGTCATAATCTTGATGCATTTACCTACATGCTTGGAGAGTTTAAAGAGCTGTCAGCCGTCACAGCGCAACAATTCCCTAAAGTTGAATTGGTGGATACCGGAGAAATCATTGAAAAAACGACAGACGATCAGTTACTGATTACAGGAAAATTGACCAACGGTGCAGCTGCTAGCGTTCATATACAAGGGGGAGTAAAGCACCAAACAGGACTTACTCTTGAAATTTTCGGAGACAAGGGCACGATCGTCCTTAATGCGCCTGCCTCCATTCAATTTGGATCATACCAGTTACGGGGAGCAGGTTCTGATGATGAAGGACTTCAGGATTTAACTATTCCAGATTCGTATTACTGGGGACCAGATTCCCTTAAGAACGATGCAGGACTTGTTCTGAATGTCGCTCAGGCCCACAGAAAATTTGTTAAGGATATACGAGAAGGAACGTCCGAAACACCAAGTTTTGCAGATGCAGTAAAACTTCATCTGCTTCTTGATGCAGTGGAAAGAGCAGCACAAACTGGAGAACGTCAGTATTTATAA
- the nfsA gene encoding oxygen-insensitive NADPH nitroreductase, with the protein MNNTLEYLHNHTSIRSFTNQPLTEEQREAIFQAANQTSSFSLLQVVSIIRITDPELRKKVMQLSVNQPYIEEAGEFWIFCADFNRNHQIAPNVDLEYIEYLLIGSFDAGLMAQNALTAAESMGLGGVYIGGIRANISELTEVLKLPKYVIPLVGLCIGYPAGEKPGIKPRLPQSMVMFDNQYQPLDEEKLANYDQQMREYYQDRPVKAPFTVKKVKGWKDHIEDHLERSRLTFMLEYLNKQGFAKK; encoded by the coding sequence ATGAATAATACCCTTGAATATCTTCATAATCATACATCTATTCGCTCTTTTACAAATCAACCATTGACAGAGGAACAACGGGAAGCAATCTTTCAGGCAGCTAATCAAACGTCATCATTCAGTCTACTACAAGTGGTTTCTATCATAAGAATTACAGATCCAGAACTACGAAAAAAAGTGATGCAACTCTCTGTAAATCAACCTTATATTGAAGAAGCAGGAGAGTTTTGGATTTTTTGTGCAGATTTTAACCGAAATCACCAAATTGCTCCCAATGTTGACCTTGAGTATATCGAATACCTTTTAATAGGCTCATTCGATGCTGGGCTAATGGCTCAAAATGCTTTGACTGCAGCAGAGTCAATGGGACTTGGTGGTGTCTATATCGGTGGAATAAGAGCTAATATTTCAGAATTAACCGAGGTATTAAAGTTACCCAAGTATGTGATTCCTTTAGTAGGGCTATGCATTGGCTATCCTGCTGGAGAGAAACCTGGAATAAAACCACGTTTGCCTCAATCGATGGTCATGTTTGATAATCAGTATCAGCCACTAGATGAAGAAAAATTAGCAAATTATGACCAACAGATGCGTGAATATTACCAGGATCGACCAGTTAAAGCGCCTTTTACAGTAAAGAAAGTAAAGGGATGGAAAGATCATATTGAGGATCATCTTGAAAGAAGCAGGCTGACCTTCATGCTCGAGTATTTAAACAAGCAAGGATTTGCTAAAAAATAG
- the betB gene encoding betaine-aldehyde dehydrogenase: MKQMYINGAWVDAQSGNTRDIINPYNQKVVATVAEGDAEDAKLAIAAAREAFDNGEWKDTPGAERGQKVLRIAELIERDKEELAELETLDTGKTVEESRADMEDIAGVFRYFAGLADKDGGEVIESPIPDSQSKVVREPVGVCGQITPWNYPLLQAAWKIAPALAAGNTIVIKPSEITPLTTVKVTELMEETGFPKGVVNLILGAGATVGNELAENEDVDLISFTGGIETGKKIMQTASGNVKKIALELGGKNPNVVFADADFETAVDQALNAVFFHAGQVCSAGARLIIEDSVHDRFVEELKKRAKRIKLGDGFKEDTQSGPLISADHRGKVESYVEIGKQEGANLLVGGARPEDPELQDGFFYLPTIFTECTSDMRIVQEEVFGPVLTVERFQTEEEAVNLANDSIYGLAGAVFTTDIDKAERAAGQMRMGTVWINDFHPYFAQAPWGGYKQSGIGRELGKPGLEEYTETKHIFRNVKPEPIHWFK; this comes from the coding sequence ATGAAACAAATGTACATTAACGGAGCATGGGTAGACGCCCAATCCGGAAACACAAGAGACATCATCAACCCGTACAACCAGAAAGTCGTTGCGACAGTGGCTGAAGGGGATGCAGAAGATGCGAAGCTCGCAATCGCTGCAGCAAGAGAAGCTTTTGACAACGGCGAGTGGAAAGACACGCCAGGAGCGGAGCGCGGACAGAAAGTTCTCCGCATTGCAGAGCTAATTGAACGGGATAAAGAAGAACTTGCCGAACTCGAAACGCTTGATACCGGAAAGACAGTGGAAGAGAGCCGTGCGGACATGGAAGATATCGCAGGAGTGTTCCGTTACTTCGCAGGTCTTGCGGATAAAGATGGCGGCGAAGTGATTGAATCCCCGATCCCGGACAGTCAGAGTAAAGTCGTCCGCGAACCGGTCGGTGTGTGCGGTCAAATTACACCTTGGAACTATCCGCTACTTCAAGCAGCATGGAAAATCGCGCCGGCATTGGCAGCAGGAAACACGATCGTTATAAAGCCTAGTGAAATCACTCCACTTACGACTGTGAAAGTTACGGAACTGATGGAAGAAACAGGGTTCCCTAAAGGGGTTGTCAACCTCATACTCGGCGCTGGTGCAACTGTAGGTAACGAACTGGCAGAAAATGAAGATGTCGATCTGATCTCTTTCACTGGAGGTATTGAAACAGGAAAGAAAATTATGCAGACAGCGAGCGGAAACGTGAAGAAAATTGCGCTTGAACTTGGCGGGAAGAACCCGAACGTTGTATTCGCTGATGCTGATTTCGAAACAGCTGTCGACCAGGCACTGAACGCAGTCTTTTTCCATGCCGGGCAGGTTTGTTCTGCAGGAGCAAGACTGATCATTGAAGATTCCGTTCACGACCGTTTTGTGGAGGAACTCAAGAAGCGCGCGAAACGAATTAAGTTAGGAGACGGTTTCAAAGAAGATACACAATCTGGGCCGCTCATCTCCGCTGATCATCGCGGCAAAGTCGAAAGTTATGTAGAGATCGGGAAGCAGGAAGGTGCGAATCTGCTTGTCGGAGGAGCACGTCCGGAAGATCCAGAGCTTCAGGACGGCTTTTTCTACCTGCCGACGATTTTCACAGAGTGCACGTCTGATATGAGAATTGTGCAGGAGGAAGTGTTCGGCCCGGTTCTTACAGTCGAGCGTTTCCAGACAGAAGAAGAAGCAGTGAACCTAGCGAATGATTCGATTTACGGACTTGCCGGTGCGGTGTTCACGACAGACATCGATAAAGCGGAACGTGCGGCTGGTCAAATGCGCATGGGCACCGTTTGGATCAATGATTTCCATCCGTACTTCGCACAGGCACCGTGGGGCGGATATAAACAGTCCGGAATCGGCCGTGAACTCGGCAAACCTGGTCTTGAAGAATATACAGAAACGAAACATATTTTCCGTAACGTGAAGCCTGAACCGATCCACTGGTTCAAGTAA
- the betA gene encoding choline dehydrogenase yields the protein MNESYDIVVIGAGSAGSILGDRLSEDGTKSVLVLEAGRSDYAWDLLIQMPAALPFPAGKSLYDWKYESDPEPYMNGRRIKHARGKVLGGSSSINGMIYQRGNPKDYERWGADEGMGTWGFAHCLPYFKRLENALGTDKDDKYRGHDGPIKLEKGPATNPLFKAFFNAAVEAGHYRTPDVNGFRQEGFGPFDKHVYKGRRMSASRAYLHPAMKRKNLTVKTRAFVQHIDIDGEKARGLGLTYKRNGKEHYVKAGEVILSGGAINTPQLLQLSGVGDPKHLRSVGVQPKVNLPGVGENLQDHLEVYIQHACPLPVSEQPNLKKTKMPWIGLQWLLGRKGPAATNHFEGGGFARSNEDADYPNLMYHFLPVAVRYDGRKAPVEHGFQVHIGPMYSDARGSLKIQSNDPKAHPSMVYNYLSTEQDRREWVEAVRVTREIMSQPAMKPYNGGEISPGSSVQTEQEILDWVAEDAETALHPSCTAKMGPASDPMAVVDPKTMKVHGLDNLRVVDASAMPYVTNGNIHAPVLMLAEKAADIIQGKKPLEPEHLEYYQHGVHPADAGTVKG from the coding sequence ATGAATGAATCATACGATATTGTTGTAATTGGTGCCGGAAGTGCGGGATCGATCCTCGGCGACCGGCTTAGTGAAGACGGAACGAAAAGTGTACTTGTACTTGAAGCGGGACGCAGTGACTATGCGTGGGACTTGCTGATTCAGATGCCGGCTGCGCTGCCGTTCCCTGCAGGTAAATCGCTATATGACTGGAAATATGAGTCCGACCCTGAGCCTTACATGAACGGCCGTCGCATCAAGCATGCCCGCGGAAAAGTCCTTGGTGGTTCAAGTTCAATCAACGGCATGATCTATCAGCGCGGGAACCCGAAAGACTATGAGCGCTGGGGTGCCGACGAAGGAATGGGAACGTGGGGGTTCGCTCACTGCCTACCATACTTCAAACGTCTGGAGAACGCGCTCGGCACGGATAAAGATGATAAATATCGTGGCCATGACGGTCCGATTAAATTGGAGAAGGGTCCGGCGACGAATCCGCTCTTCAAAGCCTTTTTCAACGCAGCTGTCGAAGCCGGCCATTACCGCACGCCTGACGTGAACGGATTTCGTCAGGAAGGTTTTGGCCCGTTCGATAAGCACGTATACAAAGGCCGTCGCATGTCCGCATCACGTGCGTACTTGCACCCTGCAATGAAGCGCAAGAATCTTACGGTAAAAACACGTGCATTCGTACAGCACATCGATATCGACGGTGAGAAGGCTCGTGGTTTGGGTTTGACTTATAAACGAAACGGAAAAGAGCATTACGTAAAAGCAGGAGAAGTCATCCTTTCCGGTGGTGCGATCAACACGCCGCAGCTACTTCAGCTTTCCGGTGTCGGTGATCCGAAACACCTTCGTTCTGTAGGCGTTCAGCCGAAAGTAAACCTTCCTGGTGTAGGGGAAAACCTTCAGGACCACCTTGAAGTTTACATTCAGCACGCCTGCCCACTGCCAGTATCTGAACAGCCGAACCTGAAAAAAACGAAGATGCCTTGGATTGGATTGCAGTGGTTACTAGGACGCAAAGGTCCAGCTGCGACAAACCACTTTGAAGGTGGCGGTTTCGCCCGTTCAAACGAAGATGCCGACTATCCGAACCTGATGTATCACTTCCTGCCGGTAGCGGTGCGCTATGACGGAAGAAAAGCACCAGTCGAGCACGGGTTCCAGGTTCACATCGGACCAATGTACTCCGACGCTCGCGGCTCGTTGAAAATTCAATCGAATGATCCAAAAGCACATCCTAGCATGGTGTACAATTACCTTTCTACGGAACAGGACAGACGCGAATGGGTCGAAGCTGTACGAGTGACTCGTGAAATCATGTCCCAGCCGGCGATGAAGCCTTATAATGGTGGAGAAATTTCTCCGGGATCATCCGTTCAGACAGAACAGGAGATCCTCGACTGGGTTGCAGAAGATGCGGAAACAGCCCTTCACCCAAGCTGTACAGCAAAAATGGGACCGGCATCCGATCCGATGGCAGTCGTTGATCCGAAGACGATGAAAGTTCATGGTCTTGATAACCTGCGCGTCGTTGATGCATCGGCTATGCCTTACGTGACAAACGGAAACATCCACGCGCCGGTACTGATGCTTGCAGAAAAAGCTGCGGACATCATTCAGGGTAAAAAACCGCTTGAACCTGAGCACCTTGAATATTACCAGCACGGAGTTCATCCAGCTGATGCGGGTACTGTAAAAGGTTAA
- the cudC gene encoding choline uptake/conversion transcriptional regulator CudC: protein MKKKSEELIEEAEGAVVNSIAETMDLYGITPSTGRLFARMYFKHKPMTLDDMKDDLGMSKPSMSIAVRNLQEISIVQKVWQKGSRKDSFMAEKNFFKYFSHFFGNKWEREAKLNLSAIDYAEGMLQQVIDDEEADEETIERAKVDYEQLEDYRKYCKWLERLADSIDSGKIFDFLPVEEATSEKKN, encoded by the coding sequence TTGAAAAAAAAGTCAGAAGAACTGATTGAAGAGGCGGAAGGAGCCGTCGTCAATTCTATTGCCGAAACGATGGACTTGTATGGAATCACTCCGTCAACCGGGCGATTATTCGCAAGGATGTACTTCAAGCATAAGCCGATGACGCTCGATGACATGAAGGATGATCTCGGAATGAGCAAACCGAGCATGAGTATTGCTGTCCGGAACCTGCAGGAGATCAGCATTGTCCAGAAAGTGTGGCAGAAGGGCTCGCGCAAGGATTCCTTCATGGCGGAGAAGAACTTTTTTAAATATTTCTCTCACTTTTTTGGAAACAAGTGGGAGCGGGAAGCCAAGCTGAACCTCTCTGCGATTGATTATGCAGAAGGGATGCTTCAGCAGGTGATTGACGATGAGGAAGCAGACGAAGAGACGATTGAAAGAGCGAAGGTTGATTATGAACAGCTTGAAGACTACCGGAAATATTGCAAGTGGCTCGAACGACTGGCCGATTCCATCGATTCCGGGAAGATTTTCGACTTTTTGCCGGTGGAAGAAGCGACTTCGGAGAAAAAGAATTAG